The Gemmatimonadota bacterium DNA window CCGCGAGGACGGCGAAGTGGTGCCGACGCTCGATGTGCTCGATGATGCGATTGAAGAGGCGTTGCGGCAGCGCGTTGGCCTCGACGTGGTGTATGACGAGGACGCCTCCGAATCCGTCGACGGCCTGGCCGGGCTGCTCCGCTTCAAGTGAGCCTGACTTCAAGGAGATGCGCATGATGGCAGTTGCCGATGCCCCGGCCCTGAATCGCCCGATTCGGGTGCTGGTGGCCAAGCCAGGCCTCGACGGTCACGATCGTGGCGCCAAGGTGGTGGCCGCCGCGCTGCGCGATGCGGGGATGGAAGTCATCTACACCGGGCTGCACCAGACGCCGGAGATGATCGCCACCGCCGCCGTGCAGGAAGACGCTGACGTGGTGGGACTCTCGATTCTGTCGGGGGCCCACATGACGCTCTTCCCGCGGGTCCGGGCGCTGTTGAGCGAGATGGGGCGCCCCGACATCCTCGTGACTGGGGGTGGCATCATTCCCCAGGAGGACATGGACGCGCTCGAGGCCCAGGGCATCGGCAAGCTCTTCGGTCCCGGGACCCCCACGGGAGACCTGGTGACCTACATCCGTGAGTGGTCGCGCACGCACCTCAGCGCGTGAGGCGTTCGTGACTGAAGCCAAGCCCACGCGTCTTCGCGGGGCCACCGATGAATACCGCGCCCTCGCCGACCGCCTTCGGGCCGGCGGGGGCGAGGCGCGCGTGGCGAAGATGCACGCCAAGGGTCAGTTGTCGCCTCGCGAGCGCGTCACCCACCTGCTCGATCCCGAGTCGCCGTGGCTCGAGATCGGACTCCTCGTCGCGCATGATCGCTACAACGGCGAGGCGCCGGCCGCGGGTGTGATCACCGGCCTCGGCGTGGTCGCCGGGCGGGACGTCGTGGTCGTGGCGAATGATGCCACGGTCAAGGCCGGCTCGTGGTGGCCCGAGACCATTACCAAGATCCTCCGCGCCCAGGAGATCGCGATGCGTCAGCGCATCCCGATCGTCTACCTGGTCGACTCTGCCGGCGTCAACCTCCCATATCAGGAAGGGGTCTTCCCCGGGCAGTATGGCGCGGCGCGGATCTTCTACTACAACTCGCTGATGCGTCGCTATCTGCACGTCCCGCAGATCTCGGCGGTCATGGGGAGCTGCATCGCCGGCGGCGCGTATCTCCCCGCGCTCTCCGACGTGATCTTCATGGTTGAGGGGACGTCGTTCATGGGACTCGGCGGCCCCAACCTGGTCAAGGGCGCGACCGGTCAGACCGTCGATGGCGAAACGCTCGGCGGTGCCCGCACGCATACCGAGGTCAGCGCGGTGGCACACTACCGCGCGCCCGACGATGCCTCGTGCCTCGATCGGATGCGCGAGTACATCGGGCGTCTGCCCCGCGCGCAGGGCGTCGGGCACGCGGTGATCGAGTCGAAGCCGGCGGCCGCCGAACCGGCGGCACTGTACGACATGTTGCCGGCCGACCACCGCCTCTCCTACGACATGCGCCACATCCTCAACGGTCTGCTCGATGGTGGCGTGCTCGACGAGTTCCAGCCCGATGTCGCACGCGAGATGCTCTGTGGGCATGCGCGCATCGAGGGGCGACCGGTCGCGGTGATCGCCAACCAGCGGGGCGTCATCAAGGGACGGCCCGGGGAGCGGCCGAAGTTCGGCGGCATCATCTATCCCGAGAGCGCGGAGAAGGTGGCCTTCTTCATCGAGACGGCCAATCGTGAAGGGCTCCCGATCCTCTTCGTGCAGGACGTCTCCGGCTTCATGGTCGGCGCCGAGGCGGAGCACGCGGGGATCATCCGGGCGGGGGCGCACTTCGTCGAGGCGATGGCGACGGCGTCGGTGCCGAAGATCGTGCTGACGGTGAACCATGCCTCCGGTGCGGGCTACTACGCGATGGCGGGGCAGGGGTTTGACCCCGACTTCATCCTCTCCTGGCCGACGGGCCGGATGGCGGTCATGGAGGGTGAGGCCGCGATCATGGCCGTGCACGGTGCCGCCATCGGGAAGGCGCAGCAGGAGAAGCGTCCACTCGACGACGCCACCCAGGGTGCGATCGCCGGGATGCGCGCCGACTACGAGGCGCAGCTCGATGCACGCTACGCCGCCGCGCGCGGCTTCGTCGACGCCATCGTGGCGCCCGACGAGAGCCGTTCGGCCCTCGCCTTCCTG harbors:
- a CDS encoding acyl-CoA carboxylase subunit beta; the encoded protein is MHAKGQLSPRERVTHLLDPESPWLEIGLLVAHDRYNGEAPAAGVITGLGVVAGRDVVVVANDATVKAGSWWPETITKILRAQEIAMRQRIPIVYLVDSAGVNLPYQEGVFPGQYGAARIFYYNSLMRRYLHVPQISAVMGSCIAGGAYLPALSDVIFMVEGTSFMGLGGPNLVKGATGQTVDGETLGGARTHTEVSAVAHYRAPDDASCLDRMREYIGRLPRAQGVGHAVIESKPAAAEPAALYDMLPADHRLSYDMRHILNGLLDGGVLDEFQPDVAREMLCGHARIEGRPVAVIANQRGVIKGRPGERPKFGGIIYPESAEKVAFFIETANREGLPILFVQDVSGFMVGAEAEHAGIIRAGAHFVEAMATASVPKIVLTVNHASGAGYYAMAGQGFDPDFILSWPTGRMAVMEGEAAIMAVHGAAIGKAQQEKRPLDDATQGAIAGMRADYEAQLDARYAAARGFVDAIVAPDESRSALAFLLRVTSNYAGPHLGPFVLDGVRG
- a CDS encoding cobalamin B12-binding domain-containing protein codes for the protein MAVADAPALNRPIRVLVAKPGLDGHDRGAKVVAAALRDAGMEVIYTGLHQTPEMIATAAVQEDADVVGLSILSGAHMTLFPRVRALLSEMGRPDILVTGGGIIPQEDMDALEAQGIGKLFGPGTPTGDLVTYIREWSRTHLSA